A window of the Bacteroidota bacterium genome harbors these coding sequences:
- a CDS encoding phosphatase PAP2 family protein — translation MHIISRPILLLLLIFVLFSNKSIAAAVEFDLFETEIHFKPMAQADTLKLNGAYLKSYWTCTKHIVSSPFHWSGKQWLTAGLILGGTAALYPADQSIKDFTQGNQNKYTDYLFHGAEVFGNPAYTFPFLALNFVYGAIFKDQTAKNVSLLGLQSLLISSGFVYILKYGTQRRRPKTGDPYDTWWGSPFSLNNNSFPSGHSSSAWSIATTIALEFKGHPFIPAIAYTLASLTALSRVYENYHWSSDIFLGSAIGFFTAQAVHRFHHGGINKNLTIAPFYYQEAKGLALTYSF, via the coding sequence ATGCATATAATTTCACGTCCAATACTTCTTTTATTACTCATATTCGTTTTGTTTTCAAATAAGAGCATTGCAGCAGCAGTTGAATTTGATCTTTTCGAAACAGAAATTCATTTCAAACCGATGGCACAAGCAGATACATTAAAATTAAATGGTGCTTATCTGAAATCGTACTGGACTTGCACAAAACACATAGTCAGCTCCCCTTTTCATTGGAGTGGGAAACAATGGTTAACAGCAGGATTGATTTTGGGAGGAACAGCAGCATTATATCCGGCAGATCAATCTATAAAAGACTTCACACAAGGCAATCAGAATAAATACACAGATTATCTTTTTCACGGAGCTGAGGTATTTGGAAATCCGGCTTATACATTCCCTTTCCTCGCCTTAAATTTTGTTTATGGAGCCATTTTCAAAGATCAAACAGCTAAAAATGTTTCTTTGCTAGGTTTGCAAAGTTTACTCATCTCCAGTGGTTTTGTCTATATATTAAAATATGGAACCCAAAGACGAAGGCCCAAAACTGGTGATCCGTATGATACCTGGTGGGGCAGTCCATTCTCACTCAACAACAACTCCTTTCCATCTGGTCATTCATCCTCCGCCTGGTCGATTGCTACCACCATAGCGCTTGAATTTAAAGGACACCCCTTTATCCCTGCTATTGCCTATACATTAGCTTCGCTAACAGCGCTTTCCCGTGTATACGAAAACTATCATTGGTCTTCTGATATATTTCTTGGATCCGCCATTGGCTTTTTTACGGCACAAGCTGTACATCGTTTTCATCATGGCGGAATCAACAAGAACTTAACCATTGCTCCCTTTTATTACCAAGAAGCAAAAGGGTTGGCCTTAACTTATAGTTTCTAA
- a CDS encoding FkbM family methyltransferase yields MNFYKSSRALLIFIRKVLLADFSRLMRLYYRYFWKATTGSIYEFLNDYSVKNPNLFFIQVGSNDGFQNDLLYKFILRDQWKGILIEPQPKPFKILSYIYRKKNVKLLNVAIDNKSKSRKLYKIAVSNSRWASGLSSFDEAKIKGLIYSKRVIRKSKNEGVKMPLNPETFVAFDEVKCVSFDDLIAKNTIKKIDLLQIDTEGYDFELLKQFPFETLKPNVIIFENIHLSTEDCKNAESLLEKQAYQLKDFGSDTLAKLIG; encoded by the coding sequence ATGAACTTCTACAAAAGCTCACGAGCATTACTCATATTTATAAGAAAAGTATTGCTAGCTGATTTCTCCAGATTGATGCGTTTATATTATCGTTATTTCTGGAAAGCTACTACAGGAAGTATTTATGAATTCCTTAACGACTATTCAGTAAAAAATCCCAATTTATTTTTTATTCAGGTGGGTAGCAACGATGGGTTTCAGAATGACTTATTGTATAAATTTATCTTACGTGATCAATGGAAGGGGATTTTAATTGAACCTCAACCAAAACCATTCAAAATACTATCATATATCTATCGGAAAAAAAATGTTAAACTTCTGAATGTTGCTATAGACAATAAAAGCAAAAGTCGAAAACTCTATAAAATTGCAGTTTCAAATTCTCGCTGGGCCAGTGGACTAAGTTCCTTTGATGAAGCAAAGATTAAAGGACTTATATATAGCAAGCGGGTAATACGAAAGAGTAAAAATGAAGGAGTAAAAATGCCCTTAAATCCAGAAACATTTGTTGCATTTGATGAAGTAAAATGCGTTAGTTTTGATGATCTGATTGCAAAAAACACCATTAAAAAAATAGATTTATTGCAGATTGACACCGAAGGATACGATTTTGAGTTATTGAAGCAATTTCCATTTGAAACACTTAAACCAAATGTGATTATTTTTGAGAATATTCATTTATCAACTGAAGATTGCAAAAACGCTGAAAGCTTATTAGAGAAACAAGCATATCAGCTTAAAGATTTTGGTTCAGACACACTGGCAAAACTTATTGGCTAA
- a CDS encoding T9SS type A sorting domain-containing protein produces MRYGPSFIDYSNKLAQIPYFLKDSTQTNGFIEGLDIKKVPAFGYNIPAIIWGYNSQPDNLRWGDAPKYLAFYIATLATEYKLLKMYNNDFSKTRNDLLWAIEALDRLDNWGEYLNFGPCNTSKADNPYLTNTKNGYFIRDDVGEWAEDYFYKNNLDHLGEVPKEIIDSSELKKDFMDIDYFGSGLMTFKGGIEFYWLKRDANDEACRNKEMSKDLCWHIYMGLALVRACVDDEEILKLTTDIAIRIYDNFNPDNFNNPLWFIKNPVTGENVKRGSYIGREAIGFGMAAEYITDGKVELRAENILKYYANNPNSYLKDFNLLKFNTANQARLILFNASYIDLISAFIYLCPTKAITMNLPNTEKITEQMNELPTISLATLGGIWDYKTIKKYTYERNKYEYLPLIYCLMNDKPIDIEASYFKNLLNRAPCDGPYCRWLNQDVGKTEPENKYWPDDDWRFINRLTGDKNTYYQGYLFNGLDYLLLHNLYYILYKEWLPPYYDKVNSTITHNFPYSTGSSTHGSKSNHIHLSATETITASNIIESNASVTYHAGKKIIYKPGFEIKKGANFKSYIEEIECNDCIDYSSKRRLPFVQDACNEEVNPIDNTDFSVDTLQMEMFTEKKVEGEFGLIYPIPARNSINLEFSISEESELRIDIINQMGVHITTLISDSYAQGNYVEKIDLSYLPNGTYFCRIQNSLQSRMLKFVILR; encoded by the coding sequence ATGAGATATGGCCCATCCTTTATTGACTATTCAAATAAGCTGGCTCAAATTCCATACTTTTTAAAGGATTCAACTCAAACCAATGGATTTATTGAAGGATTAGACATAAAAAAAGTTCCAGCTTTTGGATATAATATACCGGCAATAATTTGGGGATATAATAGTCAGCCCGATAATCTCAGATGGGGAGATGCTCCAAAGTATTTAGCGTTTTATATTGCCACCCTTGCTACTGAGTATAAATTATTAAAAATGTATAATAATGATTTTTCCAAAACAAGAAATGATTTATTATGGGCTATTGAAGCGCTTGATCGACTTGATAACTGGGGAGAGTATTTGAATTTTGGTCCATGTAATACATCAAAAGCAGACAATCCGTATCTGACAAACACAAAAAATGGATATTTCATTCGTGATGATGTTGGTGAATGGGCTGAAGATTATTTTTATAAAAACAATTTAGATCACCTAGGTGAGGTTCCCAAAGAGATTATTGATAGCTCGGAATTAAAAAAAGATTTTATGGATATTGACTACTTTGGCAGTGGATTAATGACTTTTAAGGGAGGTATTGAATTTTATTGGCTTAAAAGAGATGCAAATGATGAAGCATGTCGAAACAAAGAAATGAGCAAGGATTTGTGTTGGCATATTTATATGGGATTAGCATTGGTTAGGGCTTGTGTTGATGATGAGGAAATTCTTAAACTAACAACAGATATTGCAATCAGAATATATGACAATTTTAACCCAGATAATTTTAATAATCCACTTTGGTTCATTAAGAATCCTGTAACAGGGGAAAATGTTAAAAGAGGATCATATATAGGTAGAGAAGCCATTGGCTTTGGGATGGCAGCAGAATACATTACGGATGGGAAAGTTGAACTAAGAGCAGAAAACATACTGAAATATTATGCTAATAACCCGAATTCATATCTGAAAGATTTTAATTTATTGAAATTTAATACTGCTAATCAAGCGAGATTAATATTGTTCAATGCTTCTTATATTGATTTAATATCCGCATTTATCTACCTATGTCCAACAAAGGCAATTACTATGAATTTGCCAAATACAGAAAAAATTACAGAACAAATGAATGAGCTCCCAACTATTTCATTAGCTACACTCGGAGGTATTTGGGATTACAAAACAATAAAAAAATATACATATGAGCGAAATAAGTATGAATATTTACCACTTATTTATTGTTTAATGAACGACAAACCAATTGATATAGAGGCAAGTTATTTTAAGAACTTACTAAACAGGGCTCCTTGTGATGGTCCTTATTGCAGATGGCTTAATCAGGATGTTGGAAAAACAGAACCGGAAAATAAGTATTGGCCAGATGACGACTGGCGTTTTATTAATAGACTCACCGGAGACAAGAATACATATTATCAGGGATACTTATTTAATGGATTAGACTATTTATTACTTCACAATTTATATTACATTCTCTACAAAGAATGGTTGCCACCATATTATGATAAAGTTAATTCAACAATAACACATAACTTTCCCTATTCGACAGGATCCTCTACACATGGTTCCAAATCAAATCACATTCATTTGTCAGCAACTGAAACAATTACAGCCTCAAATATTATTGAAAGTAATGCAAGTGTAACCTATCATGCAGGCAAAAAAATTATTTATAAGCCAGGATTTGAGATAAAGAAAGGAGCAAATTTCAAATCCTATATTGAAGAGATAGAATGTAATGACTGCATTGATTACTCTTCAAAAAGGAGATTGCCTTTTGTTCAGGATGCTTGCAATGAAGAAGTTAACCCTATAGATAATACAGATTTTTCAGTAGATACGTTACAAATGGAGATGTTTACCGAAAAGAAAGTAGAAGGGGAATTCGGCTTAATTTATCCTATACCCGCCAGAAATAGTATTAATTTGGAGTTTAGTATAAGTGAAGAAAGTGAGCTACGGATTGACATTATTAATCAAATGGGAGTTCATATTACTACTTTGATAAGTGACTCATATGCGCAAGGGAACTATGTTGAAAAAATTGACCTTTCCTACCTGCCAAACGGAACTTATTTTTGCAGAATTCAAAATTCATTGCAAAGTCGGATGTTAAAATTTGTAATACTTCGATAA
- a CDS encoding glycosyltransferase family 4 protein: protein MKIALIHYKLVKKGGLETRLLNYIDQFVALGNQVSVFSVRIDSSIKLPPDVEIIKVKLGIVPNPFRKWYFNVKLGRIIRKQKFDFSLSLGRTSHQDAVLAPSNHLGYLKALGIERKGLLDYLQIYLDKKSYQKSKIVYAASSMMKEELIKLYGIDSAKIKVLYPPLDSLKFRRCSQQQSLDFKKKFGINPNKKSFVFVTTNMHLKGIGLLEDVFSKLDPNLFELFIAGKTTLSSRHENIKFLGYVGNIHELYAACDYLIHPSKFDGFGQIVSEALQSGLPVIISDKTGAKEIITAQLGIVVNGFDAEVWRELILNIGNHQFNIPTNFAEVQGLSVNQHTAKMLQLWEDISQ, encoded by the coding sequence ATGAAAATAGCACTTATTCATTATAAGCTTGTAAAGAAAGGAGGCTTGGAAACGAGGCTCTTAAATTATATCGATCAATTTGTTGCTTTAGGAAATCAAGTATCAGTATTTAGTGTTCGTATTGATAGCAGCATAAAGCTCCCTCCAGATGTCGAAATTATTAAGGTTAAGCTTGGAATTGTTCCAAATCCTTTTCGAAAATGGTACTTTAACGTTAAACTCGGAAGAATAATAAGAAAGCAAAAATTTGATTTTAGTTTGTCTCTTGGACGAACATCGCATCAGGATGCAGTTTTGGCACCGTCAAACCATTTGGGATACTTAAAAGCATTGGGAATTGAACGTAAGGGTTTGCTTGACTATTTACAAATATATTTAGATAAGAAGTCATATCAGAAATCAAAGATTGTCTATGCCGCATCTTCCATGATGAAAGAGGAGTTGATAAAACTCTATGGAATTGATTCAGCAAAAATTAAAGTTCTTTACCCACCACTTGATAGTCTGAAATTTCGAAGATGTTCTCAACAGCAATCCTTGGATTTTAAAAAGAAATTTGGCATCAATCCCAATAAAAAGTCATTTGTATTTGTTACTACAAACATGCATTTAAAGGGAATTGGTTTGCTGGAAGATGTTTTTAGCAAACTTGATCCGAATTTATTTGAACTCTTCATAGCTGGAAAAACAACATTATCAAGTAGGCATGAAAATATTAAGTTTTTAGGTTATGTAGGAAATATCCATGAATTATATGCTGCTTGCGATTATTTAATTCATCCTTCCAAATTTGATGGCTTTGGGCAAATAGTTTCAGAAGCATTGCAAAGTGGATTACCAGTAATTATTTCTGACAAAACAGGTGCAAAGGAAATTATTACAGCTCAATTAGGAATTGTTGTGAATGGCTTTGATGCGGAAGTATGGCGAGAACTGATTTTAAATATCGGAAATCATCAATTTAACATTCCTACAAACTTTGCAGAAGTTCAGGGGTTGTCAGTTAATCAACATACTGCAAAGATGCTTCAGTTGTGGGAAGATATTAGCCAATAA
- a CDS encoding glycosyltransferase family 4 protein yields the protein MTIKILVLSNYNRILALRPEAEIFFGLKKMGLEITIMTPGGSEYAKRFEAAGIKVIDFLSRKKFDRKEIAFIRNTIIEQKIQIIHLFNSRSIINGIKAAKGLDVKIVLYRGYTGNIHWYDPTAYLKYLHPRVDKIFCNSKAVQDQINKQLLFNNSRTITINKGHSLEWYKDITPLKLEEIPENSFTLCCTANDRPMKGITYLIEAINLIPKEIPIHLLIAGGSKEHFENLDIIKNAKKRDKIHVLGFRDDSLRIVSASDVFVSSSIKGESITKSVIEAMCLGTTPLITDITGNRELHMEGAEELVVPAKNAKALADGMMFLYNNREQCKKWGKDAQKHIDQNVNHMDTVEKTYKMYMDLVS from the coding sequence ATGACAATAAAGATACTTGTATTAAGCAACTACAATCGAATTTTAGCCTTAAGACCCGAAGCTGAGATATTTTTTGGCTTAAAAAAAATGGGATTAGAAATAACAATAATGACTCCTGGCGGATCAGAATATGCTAAAAGATTTGAAGCTGCAGGAATAAAAGTTATTGATTTCCTTTCCAGAAAGAAATTTGATAGAAAAGAAATTGCCTTCATCAGAAACACTATAATTGAGCAAAAAATACAAATTATTCATTTGTTTAATAGCAGATCGATTATCAATGGAATTAAGGCTGCTAAAGGATTGGATGTTAAAATTGTTTTGTATAGGGGTTATACAGGCAATATTCATTGGTACGATCCAACTGCTTACCTTAAGTATTTACATCCAAGAGTCGATAAAATATTCTGTAATTCAAAAGCCGTTCAGGATCAAATTAACAAGCAGCTTCTATTTAATAATAGCAGAACAATAACTATTAATAAAGGTCATTCTTTAGAATGGTATAAAGATATCACACCATTAAAATTAGAAGAAATTCCCGAAAACTCATTTACACTCTGCTGCACTGCCAATGATAGACCAATGAAGGGCATTACTTATTTAATTGAAGCTATCAATTTAATACCTAAGGAAATACCTATCCACTTGCTTATTGCAGGAGGAAGCAAAGAACACTTTGAAAATCTTGATATCATTAAAAATGCTAAAAAAAGAGACAAAATTCATGTTCTTGGCTTTCGAGATGATTCATTACGTATTGTTAGCGCAAGCGATGTTTTTGTATCCTCTTCCATCAAGGGAGAATCCATAACAAAATCAGTTATTGAAGCGATGTGTTTAGGCACAACACCACTCATAACAGATATAACCGGAAACAGAGAGTTACATATGGAAGGAGCTGAAGAACTGGTAGTTCCAGCGAAGAATGCAAAAGCATTGGCTGATGGAATGATGTTTCTTTACAACAATCGAGAACAATGTAAGAAGTGGGGCAAGGATGCTCAAAAGCATATTGATCAAAACGTAAACCATATGGATACTGTAGAGAAAACGTATAAGATGTATATGGATTTGGTTTCATAG